One window from the genome of uncultured Fibrobacter sp. encodes:
- a CDS encoding zinc ABC transporter substrate-binding protein: MSIVFAGSVVARDKIVIAVSFAPYANMVQAIGGDEVEVVTLLPPGTDMRYYKPQPKEIKDFSLADVYLTDGSGVDRAWLPRFKQVKQTIKIVDISEGIVWLAGEGNEPNPYLWLSPKQMAKISTNIRVVLSKLRPERDSYFVAKHVFFLRKLNQVDDELEAAVRRLPKDARTFIATRPLFTYLAQDYDLQPQVVEVSGKVAKSKDVKKIVELGRKTGAKMVFVPPQFDKLAVESFKRDFGAKVVEVNFLTYDFLDNAKSMANVINEIAAALRKDRPTLNLPKPKQLKK, encoded by the coding sequence ATGTCCATTGTATTTGCAGGCTCTGTTGTCGCCAGGGACAAGATAGTCATCGCCGTTTCGTTTGCTCCGTATGCAAACATGGTGCAAGCCATCGGAGGAGACGAGGTCGAGGTGGTGACATTGCTGCCTCCTGGGACCGACATGCGTTATTATAAGCCCCAGCCCAAAGAAATCAAGGATTTCTCGTTGGCTGATGTCTACCTTACGGATGGTTCCGGTGTAGATAGGGCCTGGCTCCCGCGTTTCAAACAGGTCAAGCAGACAATCAAAATTGTTGATATTTCCGAAGGTATCGTGTGGCTTGCTGGCGAAGGCAATGAGCCCAATCCTTACCTGTGGCTTTCTCCAAAACAGATGGCCAAGATATCTACGAACATACGTGTTGTTTTGTCTAAACTCCGCCCGGAGAGGGATTCGTATTTTGTTGCAAAACATGTTTTTTTCTTGCGGAAGTTGAATCAAGTTGATGACGAATTGGAAGCTGCGGTTCGCAGGTTGCCCAAGGATGCCAGGACATTTATTGCGACACGCCCGTTGTTCACCTACCTTGCTCAAGATTATGACCTGCAACCGCAAGTTGTGGAAGTGTCGGGGAAGGTGGCGAAATCAAAGGATGTCAAGAAAATTGTTGAGTTGGGGCGTAAAACCGGAGCAAAGATGGTATTCGTGCCGCCACAGTTCGACAAGTTGGCCGTTGAGTCATTTAAGAGGGATTTCGGTGCGAAGGTGGTAGAAGTGAACTTCCTTACGTACGACTTCTTGGACAATGCAAAATCTATGGCGAACGTAATCAATGAGATTGCGGCTGCATTGCGGAAGGATCGCCCTACTCTGAATTTGCCAAAACCGAAACAATTGAAGAAGTAA